aagaaaaatgataaaatctcTTTGTAATTGGTTGCAAACTGCTTTCAGCCTTATattctgatttttctttttatagtaAACTGGACCACAGCCTATGAATTGACAACCACAATTTAGCAGTCGCAAGTTTTTCCCTCTAGTACCACTTATTTAACCGTTCTTCCTTGAGTTAAAGTTCTCGTACCTTTCCAGTTAGTTGACTTCTCCAACCATTCGATTTAAACTATTACGACGAGTAACGAGTGCAGTCTGACAGTAACTATTACTCTTAAACCGATGAACAGGAGGAGTTGCAATTGTCTAATGAGTGGCTGTTTCATGGTTGTAGCTGTAGCATTAATCAATATAGCTGCACCAGCATCCTTGTCAATGAGCAACGAGACACAATCTTCAAATGTTCAATTCTAAGATATTCATGTTCTACTGTTCGCCTCACAAAACATTATTGAAATGCTTTTTCTGTTCTCTTCTGTCAATTCTTTTCCAATGCTCAATCTCTGTCTGATCTGTATTCTTTATCGTTGTCACATTAAAAGCAAAATAAATTCCAAAATTTTGTAGAGAACGTCATCGTTCCTAGCTAGGGTTCACTTGACTTGGCAGGTCACAGAAAtgccttccttttttttggtttcacGGCAGAGTAATTCCGTGTCGGAGCGCAGTTATTGTATCCAGCTTGACAGTTCAATCGATTGATCAACTCGGTGAACCAAACATCTTGCCTGTCTAGATTATTGTCTAGATTAGTGATTAAACCGTCAATAATTCACTTGTTCAACCGAGAAAATCTCACAAATTTGACCCTTCAATCACTAACTCAATTATTACGTTATTTTCAATGACTCCGATATGAATACAATATTTTGTTATAGTATAATTTAATAATCAGCCCAACAGGTGAAAATAGGCGGTTGAACCACTGAGCTCACTGGATTGATGAGTTTAATAACCATGCGCTGTAGGTCGTCGAGTTGAATAAATAGACAATGGGTTTTATACGTCTTGAATGTATCGCCCGGCAAATAACTCTGTACGTACTGGCACATTTTTCTGCCGAATGTCGGTTTAACTAGCTAGACGTGAGTAGATTTGTTTATGACTCCGCCTTTTAAAATCTGCCATCGGATCGATTACTTGTGTCATCAAAATCCATGTAATCATTCTGGCTAACTAGTCAACAAAGTTTTCATGCACGCAAGGCAATTGAGTCGAGACTAGTTGCCGATGGAGAAGGAAGCAAATTACACGGATGAAATCTCGGGGATAAAGTGGATTGGCGTGCCAGCGAATAGTAGTGACGATCATCTCACAACACGTAATTTGCTAGCTGCGATGTTGAAATAGGGGAAGAGTGGTGGTATATATTTTGTTTCAGTAGCAGAAAATTCTTTTTTTGTCCGGCCGGTGATAATAAGCAGCCTATAGTTGTAGTGCTGCTAATATTGCTTTCACCGGCGGAGAGagtctctctctccctctctttctctctctgtGAGTGAGTGAGAATAACTATTAAGATGTGATGAGCGTAGAATGATCACATGGTCTTGTATATTGAGACATACACATGAAGGTCCACTTTGTTAGTACACACTAACAAAAACCATTTGTACCAATTAAATGTAAAAGGCCACTTGAGAGAGACACACGGAGTTGAAATCAAACCCCAGGTTGGGAACAAGCGTAAATAAAAAGTTGGAGTGGCCCCTTTCGTCCTCTCCTTCTCTCTTAAAAATAGAAGCCTACGCCACTGCTTTCTCCGATGCAGTTGTCTTCTTCACATCCAACATCGCTGTCTTAATTTGTTATTGTTAtcgtcctctccctctccccctctctctctctctctctttcaatTTTCCCCCTCTACTACCCTTCTTGTTGTATTTGTGGTCCTTTCCCATTTATAACTTTCTAGTACTTCATAGTTCATTCCTACTACTCTCAACCCTCATCCGGCCCCTATATCTCCTCTGCTTTTTTCCAGTCCTCTACCTTTAATTTACTTCTATTTATTTCTCGTTTCCCTCCCCCGCTGTCTGCTCCTCTAAGTATATAGTGTCTTGTTCACTGATCCATCCTGCAACAAACTTCTTCCACTCTACTCCTTTTTCATCTCCATTTGCTCCTTAATAATCATTAGTGATCGACAGCACTTGAAGTTCCTGTAGGAGTCAAAATAACCAGCTTAAAGAATCAAGTTTGGAGCCTCTTATCTCATACTTATAACATAAGCATGTCTAGCAGAAGGTCAAGGCAATCATCGGGTTCTTCAAGGATCACGGATGATCAGATAATTGAGCTTGTCTCCAAGTTACAACAACTTCTTCCCGAGATTCGTACCAGGCGCTCGAACAAGGTACGTAATTCATTCGGTTGTCGCAACTtcacttcttctttcttttgtttcttgcatgttaTAGTTAGATAGGAGTACCATGTCTTCTCTTTTGTTAGTTATACCAATTATACGATGACACAACTACGTGTGATATTCTTGTAATTCCAGCGTTTGAAGTCCAATAAAAGCAATacagtgtgtgtgtgtgtgtgtgcgccATTTCCCTTTAATTCTACCGACGTTGTCATGTGTACTTTGACAAGTTGTATGGTACAACCAGAATTGCACATGTAGCGTTGAAGAAGAGACTTATTATGATTAGGTGATCCACATATCTTGCCAATGTTAAACACGTGACACGTACATTCCTGGAAGATTAAATGCAAAGATTTGGCAACCGAGTTCatgatgatgaattttgaatcttgaatcttgaatatatatatacatatatctatatatagGCATCGGCGTCTAAGGTTCTCCAGGATACTTGCAACTACATTCGAAGCTTGCACAAAGAGGTGGATGACCTCAGTGACCGTCTCTCTCAGCTACTGTCGACAATTGATGCTGATAGCCCAGAGGCTGCCATCATTAGGAGCTTATTAGCTGAATCTTGACCATCTCCTACGATCGATCTCTCtataatcatcatcatcatcattccAGTACGTAGCCTGCTCTTGCTATGCCGCCTGCTTCCTTATCAAGAGCTAGAGCTGAAAagaatacatatagatatatatatatatatgcattaCTTATGTATGGTACTTGCGTTATGAAACTTAGACGTTGGATTACGACTCCAAGTCCTAGTCCTGGCTCTGGTTAGCTAGTTCTTGAAATCTAAGCTCTGTAAAAATAAAAGATGTTGCTGTACTTGTACATGGCAACACCTTGCACTCGCATGTATGTATGTACCTAGTAAGCTATATTATatatgaagttttttttttttttatgtgtaCTTCATCTTTATTTTGTAGTAAAAAATGGCAGGTTTTACTTTTAATTACTGACTAGTGACCACGTAACTTAGTCAAATAGTACTAACACTCGAGGAGGAGAGGGGAAAAACCAAAGAGACAAGAAGAACGCAAAAACTTGCAATGACGAGATTTAGGGGATGGTAGAGAGCGAAGTCAAGGTCAGAGGCGTTGGATCCGGGATGAAGTGCGCCTTGATTGAATAAAAAATTAGTCACCGTGAAATTTGAGTCAGTACGTTGCGTTGTGTGTTCTCAGGGAAAAATCTAACAAAACGAGCAGTATAGTACAATCTCTCAGTTTTCCATGCATCTCGATCGGGACCAGCTAAGCTTGCGGGCTATTCCATTTTGTCTTGATAAGTGATATGACTAGCTAATGctaattatttaaattaaacTTTGCTGCGTTTGTCAACGACTGATACAAGACGGCCGGTGGCTGGATTGCCATGGTAATGACTCTAATCTGCATTGTTTCACCTTGCCGATTCTTTGCTTCTCGCACTTGTTGACGACGTAGAGCCACTTTATGAGAATTGGCTAGttttttttagaatattaaaagCAGTTTCAATTTTTGCATCGAAAATTTCATCAGCCCAAACCGCACGTGCATGCATGCAGTCCTTCGAGGCATCAACCGGTTTTAATTCGATCACTAGCTAGGAATTGTAATGAACggttaacttttttttta
This portion of the Coffea eugenioides isolate CCC68of chromosome 11, Ceug_1.0, whole genome shotgun sequence genome encodes:
- the LOC113753667 gene encoding transcription factor PRE5-like, translating into MSSRRSRQSSGSSRITDDQIIELVSKLQQLLPEIRTRRSNKASASKVLQDTCNYIRSLHKEVDDLSDRLSQLLSTIDADSPEAAIIRSLLAES